One genomic window of Leptotrichia shahii includes the following:
- a CDS encoding aspartate kinase, with translation MALIIQKYGGTSVANAERVKEVAKRVVKYKKAGHDVIVVVSAPAGRTDALVKRAYELSDKPNKREFDMLLTSGEQISIASLAIAVEELGEKAVSLNAFQVNFKTTPVHTKAKIIDIDTQIIQEKLDEGNVVVFAGFQGITENNEITTLGRGGSDTTAVALGAALEADEVEIYTDVDGVYTADPRIVKNARKLKTISYQEMLELAASGAKVLHPRSVEIAAKYGIKIHLRSSFDDSDGTIVQKNEEFQKLENQNIDTEGDAMEKVKIAGITSSKNEGKITLFGVPDKPGIAAKVFSRLAKEKISTDIILQSSSINKELNNISFTVKIDDLKEAVAISEQIKERIGAEGVSYKEKIAKVSVVGIGLKSHYETTAEIFDTLAENGINIDMISCSEINVSCIIHEDDVNKAVNALHKRFIENED, from the coding sequence ATGGCTTTAATTATACAAAAATACGGTGGAACTTCTGTTGCTAATGCAGAACGCGTGAAGGAAGTGGCTAAACGGGTTGTGAAGTATAAAAAAGCTGGACACGATGTAATTGTTGTTGTGTCTGCACCAGCTGGAAGAACTGATGCATTGGTAAAAAGAGCTTATGAACTTTCAGATAAACCGAACAAACGTGAATTTGATATGCTTTTAACTTCTGGAGAGCAAATTTCTATCGCATCACTCGCAATTGCAGTTGAGGAACTGGGAGAAAAGGCAGTCTCGCTAAATGCATTTCAAGTTAATTTTAAAACAACGCCTGTACATACAAAGGCAAAGATAATCGACATAGACACACAGATCATACAGGAAAAATTAGATGAAGGAAATGTAGTAGTATTTGCCGGATTCCAAGGAATTACCGAAAATAATGAAATTACTACGCTTGGACGTGGCGGTTCTGACACGACTGCTGTTGCTTTAGGAGCGGCGCTTGAGGCTGATGAAGTGGAAATTTATACTGATGTTGATGGAGTTTATACTGCAGATCCAAGAATCGTTAAAAATGCAAGAAAACTAAAAACAATTTCATATCAGGAAATGCTAGAACTAGCCGCTTCTGGAGCAAAAGTTCTACATCCAAGATCAGTTGAAATTGCTGCAAAATATGGTATAAAAATACATTTACGTTCATCATTTGATGATTCTGATGGAACAATTGTTCAAAAGAATGAAGAATTTCAAAAATTAGAAAATCAAAATATTGATACAGAAGGAGACGCTATGGAAAAAGTAAAAATTGCAGGTATAACATCTTCTAAGAACGAAGGGAAAATCACACTTTTTGGAGTGCCTGATAAACCAGGGATTGCCGCAAAGGTATTTTCTAGACTTGCAAAAGAAAAAATAAGCACTGATATAATTTTACAAAGTTCAAGTATTAACAAAGAATTAAATAACATTTCATTTACTGTAAAAATTGATGATTTAAAGGAAGCTGTGGCTATTTCAGAGCAAATTAAGGAAAGAATTGGAGCTGAAGGAGTTTCTTATAAAGAAAAAATTGCAAAAGTTTCTGTTGTTGGAATAGGTCTTAAGAGTCATTACGAAACTACTGCTGAAATTTTTGATACACTTGCTGAAAATGGTATAAACATTGATATGATTTCCTGTTCAGAAATTAATGTTTCCTGCATTATTCATGAAGATGATGTAAATAAAGCAGTAAATGCACTTCATAAAAGGTTTATTGAAAATGAGGATTAA
- the rplM gene encoding 50S ribosomal protein L13, whose amino-acid sequence MSKYTVMQKKEEVVRNWYEIDAEGKVLGKLATEIAVRLMGKHKPSYTPHVDGGDFVIVLNADKIAVTGNKLLDKKYYRHSGYPGGLKVRSLEEMLQKQPTEVIRKAVERMLPKNKLGSQMINRLRLFTGTEHTHTAQKPERIEL is encoded by the coding sequence GTGAGTAAATACACTGTAATGCAAAAAAAAGAAGAAGTTGTAAGAAACTGGTATGAGATAGACGCAGAAGGAAAAGTGCTTGGAAAACTAGCTACTGAAATCGCAGTAAGATTAATGGGTAAACATAAACCAAGCTACACACCACACGTTGATGGAGGAGATTTTGTTATCGTATTGAACGCTGATAAAATTGCTGTAACAGGAAACAAATTATTAGACAAAAAATATTACAGACATAGTGGATATCCAGGTGGATTGAAAGTAAGAAGTTTAGAAGAAATGTTACAAAAACAACCTACTGAAGTAATCAGAAAAGCTGTAGAAAGAATGTTACCTAAAAACAAATTAGGAAGCCAAATGATTAACAGATTGAGATTATTCACAGGAACAGAACATACACATACAGCACAAAAACCAGAAAGAATAGAGTTATAG
- a CDS encoding homoserine dehydrogenase — MKIGIIGLGTVGEGVLKVLTKEKESIFEKSRADIEVKYACDLNINREFSFDFDKSILTNDYKKVLNDPEIKIVVELIGGETIAKKIIIEAFQAKKSVVTANKALIAKFGVELFQIAKENGVSFLFEAAVGGGIPIVTPLMESLVANTVTEIRGIMNGTSNYILTKMKEDNLSFDEALKIASEKGYAEADPTFDVDGIDAGHKINILASLAYGGSIKFKDMQLSGIRDISTVDIFSANKLNLTIKLIASSKLLSDKSAQISVEPTLIPNNEILAKVDDVYNAIETTGSYTDKTLFYGKGAGMDPTASAVVADIVKIVTRNHIESDYFFNSTKVFEIVDSNTVKDSYYVRVSDDFDIENSPFELINQIENYYIILANNISKNEINEILKNAKEKLVLRIMK, encoded by the coding sequence ATGAAAATAGGAATCATTGGATTGGGAACTGTTGGTGAAGGAGTTCTTAAAGTGCTAACAAAAGAAAAGGAAAGCATTTTTGAAAAATCAAGAGCTGACATTGAAGTAAAATATGCGTGTGATTTAAATATAAATCGTGAATTTTCATTTGATTTTGACAAATCTATTCTTACAAATGACTATAAAAAAGTATTGAATGACCCTGAAATTAAAATTGTTGTGGAACTTATTGGCGGGGAAACTATCGCAAAGAAAATAATCATTGAAGCATTTCAAGCTAAAAAAAGTGTCGTTACAGCAAACAAGGCACTAATTGCGAAATTCGGAGTTGAATTATTTCAAATTGCTAAGGAAAATGGTGTATCATTCTTATTTGAAGCGGCTGTAGGCGGAGGAATCCCTATTGTTACACCTTTAATGGAAAGTTTAGTTGCAAATACAGTTACTGAAATTCGTGGAATTATGAATGGAACTTCAAACTATATTTTAACAAAAATGAAAGAAGACAACTTGTCGTTTGACGAAGCATTAAAAATTGCCTCTGAAAAAGGATATGCAGAAGCTGATCCTACATTTGACGTAGATGGAATTGATGCAGGACATAAAATTAACATTCTTGCCTCACTTGCCTATGGAGGCTCAATTAAATTTAAAGATATGCAATTATCAGGAATTAGAGATATTAGCACAGTTGATATTTTCTCTGCAAATAAACTAAATTTAACTATAAAATTAATCGCAAGTTCAAAATTATTATCTGATAAATCAGCACAAATTTCAGTTGAACCAACATTAATTCCAAATAATGAAATTTTGGCAAAAGTTGATGATGTTTACAATGCAATCGAAACAACAGGTTCTTATACAGATAAGACTTTATTTTACGGAAAAGGTGCTGGAATGGATCCAACTGCTTCAGCAGTAGTGGCTGACATTGTAAAAATTGTAACAAGAAATCACATTGAATCAGATTACTTCTTCAATTCTACAAAAGTATTTGAAATTGTAGATTCAAACACAGTAAAAGATTCTTACTATGTAAGAGTTTCAGATGATTTTGACATAGAAAATTCACCATTTGAACTAATAAATCAAATTGAAAATTACTACATTATTTTAGCAAATAATATTTCAAAAAATGAAATTAACGAAATTTTGAAAAATGCTAAAGAAAAACTTGTATTAAGAATTATGAAATAA
- the ligA gene encoding NAD-dependent DNA ligase LigA: MNLFNQGENNKNQNIDNVKNNNFSEIKEKYKKLRSEIEYHNNLYYNEDNPVISDMEYDFLIRELKELEKNYPEFLGNEEDGESSPTEKIGGIASEKFSKVQHRVPMLSLSNTYNISEIEDFDKRIKKIIWTENVENNSKELEYILELKLDGLSISLIYENGELVQAVTRGDGQVGEDVTENIKEISTVPKKLKENVSLEVRGEIILPISSFNRINQERQDEGEDVFANPRNAASGTIRQLDKTIVAERGLDCYLYYLVNAENYGIKTHLESIEYIEKLGFKTTKIFEKYTDFKKLEKAIDKWHDNRKKLDYETDGLVIKVNNFSLYEILGYTTKSPRWAIAYKFPAEQVKTKLMDVTFQVGRTGVITPVAELEAVNLSGSVVKRASLHNFDEIRRKDIKIGDNVIVEKAAEIIPQVVNVVFDDRTGEEIKIQEPANCPVCNSELAHEEGLVALKCHNPLCPEKVKRQIAYFVSRDAMNISGLGDKIVEKFIELGKIKTIVDIYSLKEYREELENLEKMGQKSVDNLINNIEASKNRDFSKVLYALGIPFVGKFNANLLTKNFKNIENLKNQSIENLLAVKGIGDKVAIAVNTFLNNENNWKIIIDLQNIGLQFAINESDLKEIADNPIKGKNFLATGKLQKYKRNDIKDIILSKGGNYLSAVSKNLDFLIAGEKAGSKLEKAEKLGVRVLTEEEFEKEFLGI, encoded by the coding sequence GTGAATTTATTTAATCAAGGAGAAAACAATAAAAATCAAAACATAGATAATGTAAAAAATAATAATTTTTCTGAAATTAAAGAAAAATATAAAAAGTTAAGAAGCGAAATTGAATATCACAATAATCTTTATTACAATGAAGATAATCCTGTTATTTCCGATATGGAATATGATTTTTTAATACGTGAATTAAAAGAACTTGAAAAAAACTATCCAGAATTTCTAGGAAATGAGGAAGATGGGGAAAGTTCGCCTACTGAAAAGATTGGAGGAATTGCGAGCGAAAAATTTTCAAAGGTGCAACATCGAGTTCCTATGCTTAGTTTGTCAAATACCTATAATATTTCTGAAATTGAGGATTTTGATAAAAGGATAAAAAAAATTATTTGGACTGAAAATGTTGAGAATAATTCAAAGGAATTGGAATATATTTTGGAGTTGAAACTGGATGGACTCAGTATAAGCTTGATTTATGAAAATGGTGAACTTGTTCAGGCTGTGACTCGTGGAGATGGGCAGGTTGGGGAAGATGTTACTGAGAATATCAAGGAAATTTCGACTGTTCCTAAAAAGTTGAAAGAAAATGTCTCGCTTGAAGTACGTGGAGAAATTATTTTGCCAATTTCCAGTTTTAATCGAATAAATCAAGAACGTCAAGATGAAGGGGAAGATGTTTTTGCAAATCCAAGAAATGCTGCTTCAGGAACGATAAGACAGCTTGACAAGACTATAGTTGCAGAACGTGGGCTTGATTGCTACCTTTATTATCTGGTAAATGCTGAAAATTATGGGATTAAGACACATCTCGAAAGTATTGAATATATTGAAAAACTTGGATTTAAGACAACAAAAATATTTGAAAAATATACTGATTTTAAAAAATTGGAAAAGGCTATTGATAAGTGGCACGATAATCGGAAAAAACTTGATTATGAAACAGATGGACTTGTTATAAAAGTAAATAATTTTTCATTATATGAAATACTTGGCTATACAACTAAAAGCCCACGATGGGCAATTGCCTACAAATTTCCTGCTGAACAAGTAAAAACAAAATTAATGGATGTAACTTTTCAAGTTGGGCGGACAGGTGTAATTACCCCTGTTGCTGAACTGGAGGCTGTGAATTTGTCAGGTTCTGTTGTAAAAAGGGCGAGTTTGCATAATTTTGATGAAATTCGTAGAAAAGATATAAAAATTGGCGATAATGTTATTGTAGAAAAAGCGGCTGAAATTATTCCGCAAGTGGTAAATGTTGTATTTGATGACAGAACTGGAGAGGAAATTAAAATTCAGGAACCAGCAAACTGTCCTGTCTGTAACAGCGAACTTGCACATGAAGAGGGACTTGTCGCCCTAAAATGTCACAATCCACTTTGCCCAGAAAAAGTCAAACGCCAAATTGCCTACTTTGTTTCTCGTGATGCAATGAACATTTCTGGACTTGGCGATAAAATTGTTGAGAAATTTATTGAATTAGGAAAAATAAAAACAATAGTTGATATCTATTCGCTGAAGGAATACCGTGAAGAATTGGAAAACCTTGAAAAAATGGGTCAAAAAAGTGTAGATAACTTAATAAATAATATTGAAGCCAGTAAAAATCGTGATTTTTCAAAAGTCCTTTATGCACTTGGAATTCCTTTTGTTGGAAAATTCAACGCAAACCTTTTGACAAAAAATTTCAAAAATATTGAAAATCTAAAAAATCAGTCAATTGAAAATTTACTGGCTGTAAAAGGAATCGGTGATAAAGTAGCAATCGCTGTAAATACCTTTTTAAACAATGAAAACAACTGGAAAATCATCATAGATTTACAAAACATCGGATTACAATTTGCCATTAATGAATCCGATTTAAAAGAAATAGCAGATAATCCAATAAAAGGAAAAAATTTCCTTGCAACTGGAAAACTCCAAAAATACAAACGAAACGACATAAAAGACATTATTCTGTCCAAAGGAGGAAATTATTTGTCAGCAGTCTCAAAAAATCTAGATTTTCTAATTGCTGGAGAAAAAGCTGGAAGTAAGCTGGAAAAGGCTGAAAAATTGGGAGTTCGGGTGCTTACGGAGGAGGAGTTTGAGAAGGAATTTCTAGGAATCTAG
- a CDS encoding cupin domain-containing protein, with the protein MGVNKIENRNKKKKINIFDLKDLSVNEEIIKILFKNENVKIEKIISTGQTTDWQESNKNEFVILVQGNAEIEYYDNRICENKNFKTNENIMKNLKNTNDMKLQLGKGDIILIKKGERHRVSYTSKNPCCVWICIFFD; encoded by the coding sequence ATGGGAGTAAACAAAATTGAAAATAGAAATAAAAAGAAAAAAATAAATATTTTTGATTTAAAAGATTTATCTGTGAACGAAGAAATTATAAAAATTTTGTTTAAAAATGAAAATGTGAAAATCGAGAAAATTATTTCAACTGGGCAAACAACAGATTGGCAGGAATCTAATAAAAATGAATTTGTAATTTTGGTTCAAGGGAATGCTGAAATTGAGTATTATGATAATAGAATATGTGAAAATAAAAATTTTAAAACAAACGAAAATATAATGAAAAACCTAAAAAATACTAATGATATGAAACTACAATTAGGAAAAGGAGATATTATATTGATAAAAAAGGGAGAGAGGCATAGAGTTAGCTATACAAGCAAAAATCCTTGCTGTGTATGGATTTGTATCTTTTTTGATTAA
- the prfB gene encoding peptide chain release factor 2 (programmed frameshift), producing MDLFEIKKQNEINEVDIEEIRRHLDIENLKNEIDNLEKKTFEADFWNSENSQEILKTISAKKKLLEEYENLNGLFEDVSTIIEFIEMGDNSFENELEQKSQDLKNEIDNFKTKLLLDEEYDMNNAILTINSGAGGTEACDWAEMLYRMYDRWANRHNFKVEVLDSLAGEEAGIKSITLNIKGNYAYGYLKGEKGVHRLVRISPFDSNARRHTSFAAVNITPEIEDDVEINIRPEDLKIDTYRASGAGGQHVNTTDSAVRITHIPTNTVVTCQNERSQLKNRETAMKILKSKLFELELEKREKEMAELKGMESKIEWGSQIRSYVFQPYKMVKDHRTKAEEGNVEKVMDGDIDLFINEYLKYAKS from the exons ATGGATTTATTTGAAATAAAAAAACAAAATGAAATAAATGAAGTTGATATTGAAGAAATCAGGAGGCATCTT GACATTGAAAATTTAAAAAATGAAATTGATAATTTGGAGAAAAAGACGTTTGAGGCAGATTTCTGGAATAGTGAAAATAGTCAGGAAATATTAAAAACTATTAGTGCAAAGAAAAAGCTGCTTGAAGAATACGAGAATTTAAACGGGCTTTTTGAAGATGTTTCTACCATCATTGAGTTTATTGAGATGGGGGACAATTCGTTTGAAAATGAGCTTGAGCAGAAGTCGCAGGATTTGAAAAATGAAATTGACAATTTTAAGACAAAATTGCTTTTGGATGAAGAATACGATATGAACAATGCTATTCTTACGATAAATTCAGGAGCTGGCGGAACGGAGGCTTGTGACTGGGCTGAAATGCTTTACAGAATGTATGACAGATGGGCAAATCGGCATAATTTCAAAGTCGAAGTGCTGGACAGTCTGGCTGGAGAAGAAGCTGGAATTAAAAGTATCACATTAAACATAAAGGGAAATTATGCTTATGGCTATTTAAAAGGGGAAAAAGGAGTTCACAGACTTGTTAGAATTTCACCATTTGATTCAAATGCCAGACGGCATACTTCGTTTGCAGCAGTAAATATTACACCTGAAATAGAAGATGATGTTGAAATAAATATTCGTCCAGAAGACTTGAAGATTGATACTTATAGAGCGAGTGGTGCTGGAGGGCAGCACGTGAATACGACAGATTCAGCTGTTAGAATTACACATATTCCTACAAATACAGTAGTTACTTGCCAAAATGAACGTTCACAGCTAAAAAATCGTGAAACTGCCATGAAAATCTTAAAGTCTAAATTATTTGAATTAGAATTGGAAAAACGGGAAAAAGAAATGGCAGAATTGAAGGGAATGGAATCTAAAATTGAATGGGGGAGCCAAATTCGTTCGTATGTCTTCCAGCCTTATAAAATGGTAAAGGATCACAGAACAAAAGCAGAAGAGGGAAATGTTGAAAAGGTTATGGATGGAGATATTGACTTGTTTATAAATGAATATTTAAAATATGCTAAATCCTAA
- a CDS encoding 2-hydroxyacid dehydrogenase, giving the protein MKIVVFDAKPYDIEFFDKWNETFGADITYFEEKLSLKNVMLTKYQDVVCTFVNDDLNAKVLNILSKNGVRVIAARCAGYNNIDLKAARENRITVLRVPAYSPYAVAEHALALLMSVNRKTHKAYNRTREGNFSLAGLTGMDLNGKTAGIIGTGRIARIFIRILNGLGMKVIGYDKFPNEQAAKEENFTYVTQDEIFEKSDVISLHCPLFPETRHTINKDTIAKMKDGVIIINAARGGLIDTEALVEGLKDKKIGGAGLDVYENESSYFFEDESASVLEDDLLARLLSFNNVVLTSHQAFLTKEALDNIAEATFNNILSYVKEEPLKNEVWYNEETDKVVEGLRK; this is encoded by the coding sequence ATGAAAATTGTAGTTTTTGATGCGAAACCTTATGATATCGAATTTTTTGACAAATGGAATGAAACTTTTGGAGCTGATATTACTTATTTTGAGGAAAAATTAAGTTTAAAAAATGTAATGCTTACAAAATATCAAGATGTTGTATGTACATTTGTAAATGATGACTTAAATGCAAAAGTATTGAATATACTTTCAAAAAATGGAGTTAGAGTAATTGCGGCAAGATGTGCTGGTTACAATAACATTGACTTGAAAGCTGCCCGTGAAAACAGAATTACCGTTTTAAGAGTTCCCGCATACTCTCCGTATGCCGTTGCTGAACATGCATTGGCATTACTTATGTCAGTAAATAGAAAAACTCACAAGGCTTATAACAGAACAAGAGAAGGAAATTTCAGCCTAGCAGGGTTAACTGGAATGGACTTAAATGGTAAGACAGCTGGAATTATAGGAACTGGTAGAATAGCAAGAATTTTCATAAGAATTTTAAATGGATTAGGAATGAAAGTTATTGGTTACGATAAATTCCCTAACGAACAAGCTGCAAAAGAAGAAAATTTCACTTATGTAACACAAGATGAAATATTTGAAAAATCTGATGTAATTTCATTACATTGCCCATTATTCCCTGAAACAAGACACACAATTAACAAAGATACTATTGCTAAGATGAAAGACGGTGTTATTATTATTAATGCTGCCAGAGGTGGATTAATTGATACAGAAGCATTAGTTGAAGGATTAAAAGATAAAAAAATTGGTGGAGCTGGACTTGATGTTTATGAAAATGAAAGCAGCTACTTCTTTGAAGATGAATCAGCAAGTGTGCTAGAAGATGATTTATTAGCTAGATTGTTATCATTTAACAATGTTGTGCTGACTTCTCACCAAGCATTCCTGACAAAAGAAGCATTGGATAACATTGCTGAAGCAACATTTAATAACATCTTATCTTATGTTAAAGAAGAGCCATTAAAAAATGAAGTTTGGTATAATGAAGAAACTGATAAAGTTGTTGAAGGTCTAAGAAAATAA
- a CDS encoding 1-deoxy-D-xylulose-5-phosphate synthase produces MALEKVNSPKDLKNLKREELVELAADIREALLNRVTNYPKGGHVGPNFGMVEMTIALHYVFNSPIDKIVFDVSHQAYSHKILTGRKDGFLYEDKFKIVNGYTDQDESEHDFFKVGHTSTSVSLATGLAKARDLRGAKENIIALIGDGSLSGGLAYEGLSNVAEQGGNLIIVVNDNDQSIAENHGGLYKNLRELRESNGEAPNNFFKSLGLDYRYLADGHDINKLIEVFEEVKDIDHPIVLHIYTIKGKGLPYAEKDREPWHYSANFDPITGEPKTKPEPKEEFGTITFDFLTDKMEKDPTVTFINAGVPMGFGFTKDRREKLDKLRKQYVDVGIAEEHATTFASGMATNGAKPVFGVISTFVQRTYDQISHDIAINKAPTATLVFGGTLKGMNDVTHLGYFDIPMISNIPNIVYLAPTTKEEYLAMLDWAIDQNENPVFIKVPGGAVQHSETDVDKDYSNLNNYKVVERGTDMAIIGLGEFFALGKEVKELLKEKAGIDATLINPRFISGLDENLLNELKWNHKLVVTLESGQKEGGFGTKISSFYGTSDMKVLNVGAKKEFTDEVPYDVFFEENRLTKEQIVEDILKILK; encoded by the coding sequence ATGGCCTTAGAAAAAGTTAATTCGCCGAAAGATTTAAAAAATTTGAAAAGAGAAGAATTAGTTGAATTAGCGGCTGACATAAGAGAAGCTTTATTAAATAGAGTGACAAATTATCCCAAAGGAGGGCATGTAGGACCTAATTTTGGTATGGTTGAAATGACAATTGCTTTGCATTACGTGTTTAATTCACCGATTGATAAAATTGTGTTTGATGTGTCGCATCAGGCTTATTCACATAAAATTTTGACTGGGAGAAAAGACGGATTTCTTTATGAAGATAAATTTAAAATTGTTAACGGATATACTGATCAAGATGAGAGCGAGCATGACTTCTTTAAAGTTGGACATACTTCGACATCAGTGAGCTTGGCGACAGGACTTGCAAAGGCTAGAGATTTGAGAGGTGCTAAAGAAAATATAATTGCTTTAATTGGAGACGGTTCGTTAAGTGGAGGGCTTGCTTATGAAGGATTGAGCAATGTGGCTGAACAAGGTGGAAACTTAATAATTGTTGTAAATGATAATGATCAATCAATTGCAGAAAATCACGGTGGATTGTATAAAAATTTAAGAGAATTAAGAGAAAGTAATGGTGAGGCACCAAATAATTTCTTTAAATCGCTTGGATTAGATTATAGATATCTAGCTGATGGACATGATATTAATAAATTGATTGAAGTGTTTGAAGAAGTGAAAGACATTGATCATCCAATAGTTTTACATATTTATACAATAAAAGGGAAAGGGTTGCCGTATGCTGAAAAAGATAGAGAACCTTGGCATTATAGTGCAAACTTTGATCCAATAACAGGAGAACCAAAAACTAAGCCTGAACCGAAAGAGGAATTTGGAACAATAACATTTGATTTCTTGACAGATAAAATGGAAAAAGATCCGACAGTTACATTTATTAATGCTGGTGTTCCTATGGGATTTGGATTTACAAAAGACAGAAGAGAAAAATTGGATAAATTGAGAAAACAATATGTTGATGTTGGAATTGCCGAAGAACATGCGACTACTTTTGCATCAGGAATGGCAACAAATGGTGCAAAACCAGTATTTGGCGTAATTAGTACTTTTGTTCAAAGAACTTACGACCAAATATCTCATGACATTGCAATAAATAAAGCACCGACAGCTACCTTAGTATTTGGTGGAACATTAAAAGGTATGAATGATGTAACACATTTGGGATACTTTGACATACCGATGATTTCAAATATACCGAATATCGTGTATTTGGCACCAACTACAAAAGAAGAATACTTAGCAATGCTTGACTGGGCGATTGATCAAAATGAAAATCCAGTATTTATAAAAGTACCTGGTGGAGCAGTTCAACACTCTGAAACTGATGTGGATAAAGATTATTCTAACTTGAATAACTACAAAGTTGTGGAAAGAGGAACTGATATGGCTATTATTGGATTGGGAGAATTTTTTGCATTAGGTAAAGAAGTGAAGGAATTGTTAAAAGAAAAAGCTGGAATTGATGCAACATTAATAAATCCTAGATTTATAAGTGGTCTTGATGAAAATTTGCTGAATGAGTTAAAATGGAATCATAAATTAGTGGTTACATTGGAAAGTGGGCAAAAAGAAGGTGGTTTCGGAACGAAAATTTCCAGTTTCTACGGTACTTCCGATATGAAAGTGCTTAATGTAGGTGCTAAAAAAGAATTTACTGACGAAGTTCCTTATGATGTGTTTTTTGAAGAAAATAGACTTACAAAAGAACAGATTGTTGAGGATATTTTGAAAATTTTGAAATAG
- a CDS encoding DUF1003 domain-containing protein: MKSRIEEQNRKTINRNITSNKVKKNVELNKNNVENESKVKKEDVLKNMLKNVDDEMKREEIIHMLLEQKVSKVIKEEESEKEQFSYKVLNLVGSGKFIGFMAIFLLAWTLIDVIFLLADKFNPYSFVIMNVILSFVVLIFCSLIVFNQNKKKKMDRRKSENDYKVNLKNEIIIEDLHYKLDDLIEKQDKIAKRVLELEKKKKSMTAKGTKEYKFIDISEGEKKNK, from the coding sequence TTGAAAAGCAGGATTGAAGAACAAAATAGAAAAACGATAAATAGAAATATAACTTCTAATAAGGTTAAAAAAAATGTTGAATTAAATAAAAACAATGTGGAAAATGAATCAAAAGTTAAAAAAGAAGATGTATTAAAAAATATGTTAAAAAATGTGGATGATGAGATGAAAAGGGAGGAAATTATACACATGCTGCTGGAACAAAAAGTTTCAAAAGTTATAAAGGAAGAAGAAAGCGAAAAGGAACAGTTTTCATATAAAGTTTTAAATTTAGTAGGAAGTGGAAAATTTATCGGTTTTATGGCAATATTTCTATTAGCTTGGACTTTAATAGATGTTATTTTTCTTTTGGCAGATAAATTTAACCCATATTCGTTTGTTATAATGAATGTGATTTTATCGTTTGTAGTATTGATCTTTTGTTCGCTTATTGTTTTTAATCAAAATAAAAAAAAGAAAATGGATAGAAGAAAATCTGAAAATGATTATAAGGTTAATTTAAAAAATGAAATTATAATTGAAGATTTACATTACAAATTAGATGATTTAATTGAAAAACAAGATAAGATAGCAAAACGGGTTTTGGAACTGGAAAAGAAGAAAAAATCAATGACTGCAAAGGGGACTAAGGAATATAAATTTATTGATATTTCAGAAGGGGAGAAGAAAAATAAATAA
- the rpsI gene encoding 30S ribosomal protein S9, protein MAEKIQYLGTGRRKTSVARVRLVPGETGVTINGKDMREYFGGREILAKIVEQPLELTETLNKYGVKVNVNGGGNTGQAGAIRHGVSRALLVADAELRGALKEAGFLTRDSRMVERKKYGKKKARRSPQFSKR, encoded by the coding sequence GTGGCAGAAAAAATTCAATATTTAGGAACTGGAAGAAGAAAAACTTCAGTAGCAAGAGTAAGATTAGTACCAGGTGAAACTGGAGTAACAATAAATGGAAAAGATATGAGAGAATATTTTGGTGGAAGAGAAATCTTGGCTAAAATAGTAGAACAACCATTAGAATTAACAGAAACTTTAAATAAATACGGAGTAAAAGTTAATGTAAACGGTGGAGGAAACACAGGACAAGCTGGAGCAATCAGACATGGTGTTTCAAGAGCTTTGTTAGTAGCTGATGCTGAATTAAGAGGAGCTTTAAAAGAAGCTGGATTCTTAACAAGAGATTCAAGAATGGTTGAAAGAAAAAAATACGGGAAAAAGAAAGCAAGAAGAAGCCCACAATTCTCAAAAAGATAA